In Pollutimonas sp. M17, a single genomic region encodes these proteins:
- a CDS encoding Hsp33 family molecular chaperone HslO: MKDQFKKYLLPDHSARIQAVGLSEAWQTGLAHQSYPDCVQRLLGELLAASILLASNIKFDGSLVLQLQGDGPVALIVVECNTDLSVRATVSLREGHEVPADGTLQTLLNAGGNGRFIVVLDPGRETTGMQPYQGVVPLEGESVAQVLESYMRNSEQLDTRLWLAADSTLAAGLLLQRLPSQGGTQASTGHSPDETWERVGHLAATLKRDELLELDTDTLIHRLFWEENLIALEAQEVRWHCPCTRERVAGMLRGLGRQEIEDILSEHEHVDIVCNFCGKPYRFDAVDCAGLFVDNLGTSYDEDDSVH; the protein is encoded by the coding sequence ATGAAAGACCAATTCAAGAAGTACCTGCTGCCCGATCACAGCGCGCGGATCCAGGCAGTCGGGCTGTCCGAAGCCTGGCAAACCGGCCTTGCCCACCAATCCTATCCCGACTGCGTCCAGCGCCTTCTGGGCGAACTGCTCGCCGCGTCCATATTGCTGGCCTCCAACATCAAATTCGATGGTTCGCTGGTCCTGCAACTGCAGGGCGACGGGCCCGTTGCCCTGATCGTGGTGGAGTGCAACACCGACCTCTCGGTACGCGCCACGGTCAGCCTGCGCGAGGGCCACGAAGTGCCGGCCGACGGCACGCTGCAGACCTTGCTGAACGCCGGCGGCAACGGGCGCTTCATCGTGGTGCTGGACCCCGGCCGCGAGACCACCGGCATGCAGCCCTACCAGGGCGTCGTCCCGCTGGAGGGCGAATCGGTGGCGCAAGTGCTCGAATCGTATATGCGCAATTCCGAACAGCTGGATACGCGGCTGTGGCTGGCGGCCGATTCGACCCTTGCGGCCGGCCTGCTGCTGCAGCGCCTGCCCAGCCAGGGCGGAACGCAAGCCTCCACCGGGCACTCGCCCGACGAAACCTGGGAAAGGGTGGGCCATCTTGCCGCCACGCTCAAGCGCGATGAATTGCTTGAGCTGGACACCGACACCCTGATCCATCGCCTGTTCTGGGAAGAGAACCTGATAGCCCTTGAAGCGCAAGAAGTCCGCTGGCATTGCCCCTGCACGCGCGAGCGCGTCGCCGGCATGCTGCGCGGGCTGGGACGCCAGGAAATCGAGGACATCCTGAGCGAACACGAGCATGTCGACATTGTCTGCAATTTCTGCGGCAAGCCCTATCGCTTCGATGCCGTCGATTGCGCCGGCCTGTTCGTCGACAACCTGGGAACCTCGTACGACGAGGACGATTCCGTCCATTAA